Proteins from a single region of Longimicrobiales bacterium:
- the ftcD gene encoding glutamate formimidoyltransferase — protein sequence MVKVLEAVPNFSEGKDLSKIQALVDTIARAGVEVLDWSADPDHHRCVVTYVGDPGAVAKASVDAARFARDHIDLRGHTGVHPRVGALDVMPFVPLHAMDMAEAVTVAHRVGQGIADLGVPVIYYRAAADPPGRGLGDLRRGGFESLAEGFPEGQEPDLPVGTQRPHESAGVTCVGAREVLLAWNVFVEGIEVRDAKSIAGSIREQNGGFPGLRALGLHLQGQNRVQISMNLEDPVVTPPIAVYEAIVREVESLGGRVLETQVIGMILDALVLPAMAGKLHLPDLEPARVLSLRLDQHVQDRQGTKTQTPDDS from the coding sequence ATGGTGAAAGTCCTCGAGGCAGTTCCGAATTTCTCCGAGGGGAAGGATCTTTCGAAGATTCAGGCCCTGGTCGACACGATCGCGCGAGCGGGTGTTGAGGTCCTGGATTGGTCCGCCGACCCCGATCACCACAGATGTGTGGTCACATACGTGGGGGATCCGGGTGCTGTCGCGAAGGCGTCGGTTGATGCGGCGCGATTCGCCCGAGACCACATCGATCTGCGTGGGCACACAGGGGTGCATCCCCGGGTAGGCGCGCTGGATGTGATGCCGTTCGTGCCGCTCCATGCCATGGACATGGCGGAGGCCGTCACCGTCGCGCATAGGGTCGGGCAGGGGATCGCGGATCTCGGGGTTCCGGTCATCTACTACCGCGCGGCGGCCGATCCGCCCGGACGTGGGCTTGGCGATCTCCGACGTGGGGGCTTCGAGTCGCTCGCAGAGGGCTTCCCTGAAGGCCAGGAGCCTGATCTGCCTGTAGGCACCCAACGTCCCCATGAGAGTGCCGGTGTGACATGCGTGGGAGCCCGAGAAGTGCTCCTGGCCTGGAACGTCTTTGTTGAGGGAATCGAAGTCCGCGACGCCAAGAGTATTGCTGGGTCGATTCGTGAGCAAAACGGGGGTTTTCCGGGCCTAAGAGCTCTCGGATTGCACCTTCAAGGCCAGAATCGTGTACAGATCTCTATGAACCTCGAAGATCCAGTAGTTACGCCGCCTATCGCGGTCTATGAGGCCATTGTGCGCGAAGTCGAGTCATTGGGGGGCAGAGTCCTCGAAACTCAAGTGATTGGGATGATCCTTGACGCCCTTGTGCTTCCGGCCATGGCGGGCAAATTACACCTTCCTGACCTAGAACCAGCCCGCGTTTTGTCCCTCCGTCTCGACCAGCACGTACAAGACCGTCAGGGCACGAAAACGCAGACTCCGGACGACTCATGA
- the tatC gene encoding twin-arginine translocase subunit TatC — protein MSPIRQIRGEMPFLDHLEELRWRILWSVLSIIIAAIFGFWLVWRFNVLELLVDPIRVVYDDPDLKLQYLAPGDAFFVTLKLGIYTGVIMAFPILAYHVWSFLSPALEKREKRAIVPALYLGMVLFVGGMALAYFAAVPVTLEFFKAFQAESLNAQLEINKTLGWIVKMLLAFGAVFELPIVIMILSVIGLVTPKFLRSKRRHAIVGITILASVITPGDVLVLTVMMMIPLVFLYELGIWLSVIIYRAKDKRREELEKELEPDPTPPTGSVEVSEPPRHEE, from the coding sequence ATGTCACCTATACGCCAAATCCGCGGAGAAATGCCGTTCCTCGATCACCTCGAGGAGCTTCGTTGGCGCATTCTCTGGTCTGTGCTCTCGATCATCATCGCGGCCATTTTCGGATTCTGGCTCGTGTGGCGATTCAATGTCTTGGAACTCCTCGTAGATCCAATTCGCGTCGTCTACGATGACCCCGATTTGAAGCTCCAGTATCTCGCGCCAGGCGATGCGTTCTTTGTTACGCTGAAGCTCGGGATCTATACGGGCGTCATCATGGCGTTCCCCATCCTCGCCTACCACGTGTGGTCGTTCCTATCGCCCGCACTGGAGAAGCGAGAGAAGCGAGCCATCGTGCCGGCGCTTTATCTGGGAATGGTCCTGTTCGTTGGTGGCATGGCCCTCGCCTACTTCGCGGCGGTGCCTGTCACGCTCGAGTTCTTCAAGGCGTTCCAAGCTGAATCCTTGAATGCGCAACTCGAGATCAACAAGACATTGGGTTGGATCGTGAAGATGCTCTTGGCGTTCGGAGCGGTGTTCGAGCTCCCTATCGTCATCATGATCCTGAGCGTCATCGGGCTTGTGACGCCGAAGTTCCTGCGCAGCAAGCGCCGGCACGCGATCGTAGGAATCACGATCTTGGCCAGTGTCATCACGCCCGGTGACGTACTCGTCCTCACCGTGATGATGATGATCCCTCTCGTCTTCTTGTACGAGCTGGGCATCTGGCTTTCCGTGATCATCTATCGCGCCAAGGACAAGCGCCGTGAGGAGCTTGAAAAGGAGCTCGAGCCTGACCCGACGCCGCCGACGGGGTCCGTAGAGGTCAGTGAGCCGCCGAGGCATGAGGAGTAA
- a CDS encoding polyprenyl synthetase family protein, with product MALIQPSTQIDPGPSVAGRGLDLESIQAPVREDLSRVGDELRRIVVSDFSMIKDVNEHLLFLQGKLFRPTLLLLSSRVGGKPEEDALTLAAVVELVHLATLVHDDAVDHSVLRRGLPTVNALWTHQVAIIMGDYLYSRGVTELAQRGHLDALTVLARAANEMSVGEMRQLTSYDALDFTEDDYYRLIAAKTASLMSASCEMGALAGTGEYRTQLAQYGHNLGMAFQIADDLLDYTGTEAATGKPTGHDLRERKVTLPLVGALAHATEAEEQEIRTFFTRVDPTDEEIDHIISIVSARGGLEYARERADAYAGMALEALEGLPEGESFDALRDAVSYAVDRRR from the coding sequence ATGGCCTTGATACAGCCCTCCACCCAAATCGACCCCGGACCGTCCGTCGCCGGACGCGGCCTCGACCTGGAGTCGATCCAGGCCCCGGTTCGCGAGGATCTGAGCCGAGTTGGGGATGAGTTGCGCCGGATTGTGGTTTCCGATTTTTCCATGATCAAGGACGTCAACGAGCATCTCCTCTTCTTGCAAGGCAAACTCTTCCGCCCCACGCTGCTCCTGCTGTCGAGCCGAGTCGGCGGAAAGCCTGAAGAAGACGCACTCACGCTGGCAGCGGTCGTGGAACTGGTCCACCTCGCTACGCTCGTGCATGACGATGCGGTAGACCACTCGGTGTTACGACGAGGGCTCCCGACGGTGAATGCGCTTTGGACGCACCAGGTGGCGATCATCATGGGGGACTATCTGTACTCCCGCGGCGTCACAGAACTGGCCCAGCGCGGCCACTTGGACGCGTTGACGGTTCTGGCGCGTGCGGCGAATGAGATGTCCGTCGGTGAGATGCGTCAGTTGACCTCGTACGACGCGCTCGACTTTACTGAAGACGATTACTACCGCCTCATTGCGGCGAAGACGGCATCGCTGATGTCTGCCTCGTGTGAGATGGGTGCTCTTGCCGGTACCGGTGAATACCGCACTCAGCTAGCCCAGTACGGCCACAATCTGGGGATGGCCTTCCAGATTGCGGACGATCTGCTGGACTACACGGGGACGGAAGCCGCCACCGGAAAACCGACTGGGCACGACCTTCGTGAACGGAAGGTTACGCTTCCTTTGGTGGGCGCGCTGGCGCACGCCACCGAGGCTGAAGAACAAGAGATTCGTACGTTCTTCACCCGTGTCGACCCGACGGACGAGGAGATCGACCACATCATCTCCATTGTCTCAGCGCGCGGTGGGCTGGAGTACGCGCGGGAGCGGGCAGACGCTTACGCGGGCATGGCGCTCGAGGCGCTCGAGGGTCTTCCTGAAGGTGAGTCCTTCGACGCCCTCCGCGACGCCGTGTCCTACGCCGTGGATCGCCGCCGATGA
- a CDS encoding tetratricopeptide repeat protein: MIESLEGEIRTLRSLFWSDRDPEGRGFVPLADAYRRAGDLKQAHELLNDGLGRHPDFSPGHVVAARLYGEQGLFAEAEIAARSALELDPENVDAMGTLIVALEERGEVDEARGLHNHLSVLDPEPGDEPASVAEEEVADFAALAPDEPGDAVAEADASLSDDDVTDFGSLAPDEPPIEEPEPAAVDSEAVSGSEDEVVHDFVALSPEDLSTGVEEPAAEEEVLGVDALAPEDIETEMVDLDPFEPGMLAEEVQDFAALAPEASEFDVQDFAALAPDEVELMEELAANAPNDTDVDDEGAATAEEEAMADAPAEHALADPINTRTMAELYVTQGLWSRAVEVYQNLVDASPDKDALQMRLDEVVRLQKEAAAAGPEELQQAPIDPVPSTSEREPADEVEALARDLAEAGDHEHDVDTPFAWAEQEAGEDVDVNKGPTMGDFFGRMLTSNDEDDT, encoded by the coding sequence GTGATCGAATCCCTCGAAGGGGAAATTCGCACCCTACGGTCTCTTTTCTGGTCCGACCGCGACCCGGAAGGCCGGGGCTTCGTGCCTCTCGCAGACGCCTATAGGCGCGCGGGTGACCTGAAGCAGGCGCATGAATTACTAAACGATGGCCTCGGTCGGCATCCGGATTTCAGTCCAGGACATGTGGTTGCCGCTCGTTTGTATGGTGAGCAAGGGCTCTTTGCTGAGGCGGAGATCGCGGCCCGAAGCGCACTGGAGTTAGACCCGGAGAACGTCGACGCGATGGGTACGCTCATTGTCGCGCTAGAGGAACGAGGTGAGGTGGACGAGGCGAGAGGCCTACACAATCATTTGTCCGTTCTGGATCCAGAGCCGGGAGACGAGCCCGCGTCTGTGGCTGAAGAAGAGGTCGCTGACTTCGCTGCACTCGCGCCGGACGAACCAGGGGACGCCGTCGCTGAAGCTGACGCATCTCTCTCCGATGATGACGTAACCGACTTCGGGTCTCTGGCCCCGGACGAGCCACCGATCGAGGAGCCCGAGCCTGCTGCGGTCGACTCTGAGGCTGTGAGCGGCAGTGAGGACGAAGTCGTCCACGACTTTGTGGCGCTCTCTCCTGAAGACCTGTCCACCGGTGTTGAAGAGCCCGCTGCCGAGGAAGAAGTCCTTGGGGTCGATGCATTGGCACCGGAGGACATCGAGACGGAGATGGTCGACCTCGATCCGTTCGAGCCTGGAATGCTCGCCGAGGAGGTTCAGGACTTCGCGGCCTTGGCGCCGGAAGCGTCGGAGTTCGACGTTCAAGACTTTGCCGCTTTGGCACCCGACGAAGTCGAGCTTATGGAGGAGTTGGCGGCCAACGCTCCCAATGACACGGATGTTGACGACGAAGGGGCAGCGACTGCAGAGGAAGAAGCCATGGCTGATGCTCCGGCGGAGCACGCCCTGGCCGATCCCATTAATACCCGAACGATGGCGGAGTTGTACGTCACCCAGGGACTGTGGAGTCGGGCGGTTGAGGTATACCAGAACCTCGTCGACGCCAGTCCGGACAAGGATGCCCTCCAGATGCGATTGGACGAAGTGGTCAGACTCCAGAAAGAAGCGGCCGCCGCCGGCCCCGAAGAACTACAACAAGCGCCGATCGACCCGGTGCCCTCAACCTCGGAACGTGAGCCCGCCGACGAGGTTGAAGCCCTGGCTCGGGATCTTGCCGAGGCCGGAGACCATGAACACGACGTGGACACACCGTTCGCCTGGGCGGAGCAAGAGGCAGGCGAGGACGTCGACGTGAACAAAGGGCCTACGATGGGTGATTTCTTCGGCCGGATGCTGACTTCGAACGACGAGGACGACACATGA
- a CDS encoding twin-arginine translocase TatA/TatE family subunit: MAEMIFIFMIVLLLFGAKRLPEIGSSLGKGIREFKSSVSEIEHELKAPDRQIHQSSPPPQSADATAGAPEDGDDDDGEPRSLNTD, from the coding sequence ATGGCGGAGATGATCTTCATCTTCATGATTGTTCTGCTGCTCTTCGGTGCGAAACGCCTTCCGGAGATCGGCTCGTCCCTGGGTAAGGGCATCCGGGAATTCAAGAGTTCGGTGAGTGAAATCGAACACGAACTCAAGGCGCCGGATCGTCAAATTCACCAGTCGTCGCCGCCTCCGCAGAGTGCGGATGCGACTGCCGGTGCGCCAGAAGATGGTGATGACGATGACGGTGAGCCGCGGAGCCTCAATACCGACTGA
- the nrdR gene encoding transcriptional regulator NrdR — protein MRCPQCDATENRVVDTRASRGGRAVRRRRECTVCDARFTTYEYVEERPIQVLKRSGAVEDFDRTKLLSSVKIACAKRPVSASQMEALVDDIEDGLSRQAGLEVPSVQLGALVMELLSPMDRVAYVRFASVYRNFQDAGEFQEFVDEMTAAQEREELRKNQVELLF, from the coding sequence ATGCGTTGCCCGCAGTGCGATGCCACGGAGAACCGTGTGGTCGACACGCGGGCGAGCCGAGGTGGACGTGCGGTTCGCCGCCGTCGTGAGTGCACCGTCTGTGATGCCCGATTCACGACCTATGAATACGTTGAAGAGCGGCCCATTCAGGTGCTCAAACGTTCGGGTGCGGTAGAGGACTTCGACCGCACGAAACTCCTCAGTAGTGTGAAGATCGCTTGTGCGAAGAGGCCGGTGTCGGCCTCACAAATGGAAGCGCTCGTGGACGATATTGAGGACGGACTCTCCCGGCAGGCCGGGCTCGAAGTGCCCAGTGTTCAGTTGGGCGCTCTGGTGATGGAACTCCTCAGTCCAATGGATCGTGTGGCGTATGTCCGCTTCGCGTCCGTGTACCGGAACTTCCAAGACGCCGGTGAGTTCCAAGAGTTCGTCGATGAGATGACCGCGGCTCAGGAGCGTGAAGAGCTCCGCAAGAACCAGGTCGAATTGCTGTTCTGA
- a CDS encoding peptidylprolyl isomerase, giving the protein MREATKPIMLLAALAFVCLMIFEWGMDISGQSSGGLGEIGSVNRESVTYDAYMATYRNLYDQVQRGQELPITSQQIKEIEDAAFDEVVNALLIRQELRKRGISVTNAEISQAAQLSPPADLRPQFTSAAGQFDAVGYQMFLATLPPDQLVLLEAYYRDVIPRGKLLRQIASGIFMSDGDLWRQFRDENDQVEIRFAPLDPSSRYDDADFPVAADDVADYYDANQDEFATPALARVVVTVLDKTPTAADTVSMGDKATTLRQEILDGGDFAEVATRESSDAGSAQIGGDLGVFPKDRMVNEFDSVAFSIGLNTLSEPIRTSFGYHLLEVTDRWGQDSAQARHILIPFERTDDSEFALLMLADSLEDMAETMSLAEAATNAGLTSATIELAENFPFVQGAGQVSEGADWAFQDAEPGDVSPVFETQQAFYALELISAEEEGFLPLGDATVAIEATLRFAMKMERATSDGQQIVDRIAAGETFDAVVSEMGLEITETEFFSRNDFVPGMGRQNGAIGAAFGLRPGEISGVVTTPANAFIIQQMNYAVADSAAWLSQTLQQRQTQVAVVEQTRLAEWIEALRASARIIDRRAEVLAPVDEDAPLQMPRGF; this is encoded by the coding sequence ATGAGAGAGGCAACGAAGCCGATCATGCTGCTTGCAGCACTCGCTTTCGTCTGTCTCATGATTTTCGAGTGGGGGATGGACATCAGCGGTCAAAGTTCCGGTGGTCTGGGCGAAATCGGCTCGGTCAACCGCGAGTCCGTGACGTACGACGCTTATATGGCGACGTACCGCAACCTCTACGACCAGGTGCAACGTGGTCAGGAACTCCCGATCACGTCGCAGCAAATCAAAGAGATCGAGGATGCTGCGTTCGACGAGGTCGTCAACGCGCTCCTGATCCGTCAAGAATTGCGTAAGCGCGGCATCTCCGTGACCAACGCAGAGATCAGTCAGGCTGCTCAGCTCAGTCCGCCGGCCGACCTCCGACCGCAATTCACGAGCGCGGCCGGACAGTTCGACGCAGTCGGGTATCAGATGTTCCTGGCGACGCTTCCCCCGGATCAATTGGTTCTGCTCGAGGCGTACTACCGAGACGTGATTCCGAGGGGCAAGCTCCTCCGGCAGATCGCGAGCGGGATCTTCATGTCCGATGGCGACCTGTGGCGGCAGTTCCGCGACGAGAACGACCAGGTCGAGATTCGGTTTGCGCCCCTGGATCCTTCGTCACGATACGACGACGCTGACTTCCCGGTGGCCGCAGACGATGTGGCGGACTACTACGATGCGAACCAGGACGAGTTCGCCACTCCCGCGCTTGCCCGCGTCGTCGTCACCGTGCTCGACAAGACACCCACGGCCGCAGACACGGTCTCCATGGGAGACAAAGCCACCACCCTGCGCCAGGAGATCCTGGACGGCGGCGACTTCGCCGAGGTAGCGACTCGCGAATCGTCGGATGCGGGCAGTGCACAGATCGGCGGTGACTTGGGAGTCTTCCCCAAGGACCGCATGGTCAACGAGTTCGACAGCGTCGCCTTCTCGATCGGGCTCAACACCTTGAGTGAGCCGATTCGCACATCCTTCGGGTATCACCTTCTCGAGGTCACGGATCGTTGGGGTCAGGACAGCGCCCAGGCGCGTCACATCCTGATTCCGTTCGAGCGGACCGACGACAGCGAGTTCGCGCTCCTCATGCTGGCGGACTCGCTCGAAGACATGGCCGAAACGATGTCACTTGCTGAGGCCGCAACCAATGCGGGGCTTACCAGCGCCACGATCGAGCTTGCTGAAAATTTCCCCTTCGTACAGGGTGCGGGGCAGGTCTCCGAGGGCGCGGACTGGGCATTCCAAGACGCCGAGCCCGGCGACGTGAGTCCGGTATTCGAGACGCAGCAGGCGTTCTATGCGCTGGAGTTGATCAGTGCGGAGGAGGAGGGATTCCTTCCGCTCGGAGACGCGACAGTAGCCATCGAAGCCACGCTGCGCTTCGCGATGAAGATGGAGCGGGCAACCTCTGACGGCCAACAAATCGTTGACCGTATCGCCGCTGGCGAGACGTTCGACGCCGTGGTCTCAGAGATGGGACTCGAGATCACCGAGACCGAGTTCTTCAGCCGAAACGACTTTGTTCCTGGCATGGGCCGTCAGAACGGCGCCATCGGTGCAGCGTTCGGGCTACGCCCGGGTGAAATCAGTGGTGTCGTCACCACACCAGCCAACGCGTTCATCATCCAGCAAATGAACTACGCAGTCGCGGACTCGGCGGCGTGGCTCTCACAGACGCTCCAGCAGCGTCAGACGCAGGTCGCGGTGGTCGAACAGACGCGACTCGCAGAGTGGATCGAAGCGCTCAGAGCATCGGCCCGGATTATCGACCGTCGGGCTGAAGTACTCGCTCCGGTGGACGAAGATGCACCGCTTCAAATGCCGAGGGGTTTCTAG
- a CDS encoding tetratricopeptide repeat protein, giving the protein MYMMTDRVRYPAARAIFAMAALVALGGCATKGDIRNLQTELIALSARQDSVLYQLRMQAISTQDTLRTQSNQIFDFRGDITRQLRLIGESLNQIEALAGENQRGIRSIRDQVSNMRTQTQAVSRGPVSDSSAVVGGTAPGGGNADQLYETARDQMNRGSMTTARMAFEEFLRSHPNHELAPDAQFNLAHVLKEQGELDEALAAFGEVQTRHPTAERVPDALYRMALIHLERDDDDEAIDLLERVINTYPDALIAEIAAEKLAEIR; this is encoded by the coding sequence ATGTATATGATGACTGACAGAGTCAGGTATCCGGCGGCTCGCGCAATCTTTGCGATGGCCGCCCTCGTTGCGCTCGGTGGCTGCGCCACCAAGGGCGACATTCGGAATCTCCAGACAGAGCTCATCGCGCTTTCCGCGCGTCAAGACTCCGTGCTGTATCAGTTGCGTATGCAGGCCATCTCCACGCAGGACACGCTTCGCACCCAGTCGAATCAGATCTTCGACTTTCGGGGTGACATCACGCGCCAGCTGCGCTTGATCGGGGAGAGCCTCAACCAGATAGAAGCTCTGGCTGGCGAGAACCAGCGTGGTATTCGTAGCATACGCGATCAGGTTTCGAACATGCGGACGCAGACGCAGGCCGTGTCTCGCGGCCCTGTTTCGGACTCGTCCGCGGTGGTCGGTGGGACTGCGCCTGGTGGCGGAAACGCCGACCAGTTATACGAGACCGCACGCGATCAAATGAATCGCGGCTCGATGACAACCGCGCGCATGGCGTTCGAGGAGTTCCTGCGAAGCCACCCGAATCACGAGTTGGCGCCGGATGCTCAGTTCAACCTCGCGCACGTGCTCAAGGAACAAGGGGAGTTGGACGAGGCGCTGGCAGCGTTCGGCGAGGTCCAGACACGCCACCCGACGGCTGAGAGAGTGCCCGATGCACTCTATCGTATGGCGCTGATCCATCTCGAACGGGACGATGACGATGAGGCGATCGACCTCTTGGAGCGTGTCATCAACACGTACCCGGATGCTTTGATCGCCGAAATCGCTGCGGAGAAGCTCGCCGAGATCCGATGA
- a CDS encoding putative LPS assembly protein LptD, which yields MRSNALLVAGLALAAAIGPLGAQEQVDSARLKVMERLQRLGRPPGYDSILFVQDSVRLEDALQGRRPSGGGGDSITAALFGMPGFTLTEYQSETANFDAAQRILVLTAADGSRARVSREGMNVEADSTITFNDASGRLITTGMTTFTPPDQDPVESVSLIYDIEEQRGSAFDASTSFSEGGGRWNVTGDMPYAAPDSSFMSHARFTSCELEEPHYHFETDQIKIIGGSVLVARPVRLYFADVPVVWLPFIAQSLSQGRASGILTPRFSVNDIVRTSGGYRRRVSNIGFYWAMGDYSDALVAMDWFSDNFLSLTSSVRYKFNKQFLDGDLNFRRYWRQDGSSELALDTRHNWDIDERTQLRISGRYASSNDFVRENSFNPAEVTQSIDSEGGINRRFDWGSLSLGANRKQYLSDDRTEWTLPSANLSLSTITLFPASSTRGRFYNNMTWSGSANLTRRTVDKVQPTEFDFSGANTANMTSAARSSLSLGSFSFAQSVKLTERTTMGVPDALLMLGDSASPMDLIIGSPATDIAQADLTWNASLDYQKQIIGSTTFTPRLSISGSMERADTSLLARDFVSAPMRVSFGATLKGDLYGIRNNVLGFEAIRHKISPSITWDWSPESAPTQLQRDVFGVRALQPKNAVAVTINQTWEAKRKPEEPDSTVAAADTIAVADSIMAAAVERAEADSASLVADTASGPAQLVTSPPISLLALRTSVVRYDFVQADSIGSFLSGFETTRLSNQISSDYLRGLSISVDHELFDETPAEGEAPRVFAPHLAQVNFSFALSSNSQIFRWLGFLGTDEEESPADQQDDEELQDVDPFEAMGPTDESSIVPGGRREPRAPRAQGSGGGWNANFSYALQRPRGEGALVNQMLTGTVTLRPTEMWDVSWRTAYDLERNAFNDHTIRLTRDLHRWQANFDFLQTATGNWSFRFEVSLIDNSDLKFDYQQRNLDVGLPSSRRR from the coding sequence ATGAGGAGTAACGCTCTTCTTGTCGCGGGCTTAGCGCTCGCGGCTGCAATAGGCCCTCTAGGTGCTCAGGAACAAGTCGACTCGGCGCGACTCAAGGTGATGGAGCGCCTTCAGCGCTTGGGCCGTCCACCCGGGTATGACAGCATCCTGTTCGTGCAGGACTCTGTTCGTCTCGAAGATGCGCTTCAAGGCAGACGACCGAGTGGGGGAGGGGGCGATTCCATCACGGCTGCCCTCTTCGGGATGCCAGGCTTTACGTTGACTGAGTATCAGTCCGAGACGGCGAACTTCGATGCGGCCCAGCGGATCCTCGTTCTCACTGCGGCGGATGGCAGTCGGGCCCGAGTTAGCCGTGAAGGCATGAACGTGGAGGCCGATTCGACGATCACCTTCAATGATGCGAGCGGACGTCTCATCACGACCGGGATGACCACGTTCACGCCGCCGGACCAGGACCCCGTGGAGTCCGTGAGCCTGATCTATGACATCGAGGAACAACGTGGATCCGCGTTCGACGCGTCGACGTCGTTCAGTGAAGGCGGCGGGCGATGGAACGTGACCGGCGACATGCCCTATGCGGCTCCGGACTCTTCGTTCATGTCGCACGCCCGGTTCACGTCGTGCGAACTCGAAGAGCCGCACTACCACTTTGAAACCGACCAGATCAAGATCATCGGCGGGAGTGTTTTGGTCGCGCGCCCGGTCCGGCTCTACTTCGCGGATGTCCCAGTGGTCTGGCTCCCTTTCATTGCTCAGAGCCTCTCCCAAGGGCGCGCATCGGGGATCCTGACGCCACGTTTCAGCGTCAACGATATCGTGCGGACTTCCGGCGGCTACAGGCGCAGGGTAAGCAACATCGGATTCTACTGGGCCATGGGCGATTACTCGGACGCTCTTGTGGCCATGGACTGGTTCAGTGACAACTTCCTCAGCTTGACGAGTTCTGTGCGGTACAAATTCAACAAGCAGTTTCTGGACGGTGACCTGAACTTCCGCAGGTATTGGCGGCAGGACGGCTCGAGCGAACTCGCGCTCGACACGCGTCACAATTGGGACATCGACGAGCGGACTCAGTTGCGGATCTCCGGTCGATATGCGTCGAGCAACGACTTCGTACGAGAGAATTCGTTCAACCCCGCCGAGGTTACCCAGTCCATCGATTCAGAGGGTGGCATCAACCGTCGCTTCGATTGGGGGTCACTCTCTTTGGGCGCCAATCGCAAGCAGTATCTGTCAGACGACCGCACGGAGTGGACGCTTCCTTCCGCGAACCTATCGCTGTCTACGATCACGCTCTTCCCAGCATCGTCGACTCGCGGTCGGTTCTACAACAACATGACGTGGTCGGGGAGCGCCAACCTGACCCGACGCACCGTGGACAAGGTGCAGCCGACCGAGTTCGATTTCTCGGGGGCCAATACAGCGAACATGACGAGCGCAGCTCGCAGCAGTTTGAGTCTCGGTAGTTTTTCGTTCGCCCAGTCGGTGAAGTTGACGGAGCGCACGACAATGGGTGTGCCCGACGCGCTCCTCATGCTGGGTGACTCGGCCAGCCCCATGGACCTCATCATCGGCTCGCCGGCGACCGACATCGCTCAAGCCGACCTGACGTGGAACGCATCGCTCGACTACCAGAAACAGATCATTGGGTCGACTACGTTCACGCCGCGCCTCTCCATTTCCGGGAGTATGGAGAGAGCCGATACTTCGTTACTCGCGAGGGACTTCGTGTCAGCTCCCATGCGCGTGTCGTTTGGGGCTACGCTCAAGGGTGACCTGTACGGCATCCGGAACAACGTGCTCGGCTTCGAGGCGATCCGTCACAAGATCTCACCGTCGATCACTTGGGACTGGAGTCCGGAGAGCGCCCCCACCCAACTGCAACGCGACGTGTTCGGGGTACGCGCACTCCAGCCGAAGAACGCGGTTGCTGTGACGATCAATCAGACGTGGGAGGCGAAACGGAAGCCGGAGGAGCCAGACAGCACTGTGGCGGCGGCAGACACGATCGCTGTCGCGGACTCCATTATGGCGGCTGCCGTGGAACGGGCTGAGGCCGACTCAGCGTCGCTGGTGGCGGACACTGCGTCCGGCCCTGCACAGCTGGTGACCTCCCCGCCAATTAGTCTCCTCGCCCTCCGCACAAGCGTCGTCCGATATGACTTCGTACAAGCCGATTCTATTGGGAGTTTCCTGTCCGGCTTCGAGACGACCCGTCTCTCCAACCAGATCTCGTCGGACTACCTCCGAGGACTCTCGATTTCTGTCGACCACGAACTCTTTGATGAAACACCGGCCGAAGGCGAAGCGCCGAGGGTTTTTGCCCCTCATCTGGCGCAGGTAAATTTCTCGTTCGCGCTCAGTTCCAACTCACAGATCTTCCGCTGGCTCGGATTCCTGGGGACCGACGAAGAGGAAAGCCCCGCCGACCAACAGGACGACGAGGAACTCCAGGATGTGGACCCGTTCGAGGCCATGGGCCCGACCGATGAGTCCTCGATCGTGCCCGGGGGGCGGCGAGAGCCACGCGCGCCTCGCGCTCAAGGGTCGGGCGGAGGGTGGAACGCCAATTTCTCATACGCGCTGCAACGCCCGCGTGGGGAAGGGGCTCTCGTAAATCAGATGCTGACGGGCACCGTCACGCTTCGACCCACGGAGATGTGGGACGTGAGCTGGCGGACCGCGTATGACCTGGAACGGAATGCGTTCAATGACCATACGATTCGCCTCACCCGAGACCTGCACCGTTGGCAGGCCAACTTCGATTTCCTGCAGACCGCGACAGGGAACTGGTCGTTCCGGTTCGAAGTGAGCCTGATCGACAATTCGGACCTCAAGTTCGACTACCAGCAGCGCAATCTCGATGTTGGACTCCCGTCCAGCAGGCGCCGGTAA